The DNA window caatttttcaaatttaatttcatatcaattactttacttttttatcAGACAAATGATTTGgaattaaattagaattaaattgtTAAGATTCAATTTTAGTGTACCGAACGGACTCCTAGCGACTGGATTGAATCTAGATGGCAATAATATGGAATGAGAATTCAGttgtggaaaaaaaaatcaagaagtcGTCTGGTTGGTGTGTCGATCCCTCCAATGAAGAGCTGATCGAATCAAATATGTCGAAAAAAATGGACTCTGAATCTCTCCCGGCTAAGGTCATGAACGAGATTGATGCTCTGCTCACCATTTTTTACAAACAATATCCTAAGAATCTTGGTGCAGATTTTGATTCATTAATTCATTTATCATAGTCAAAATCATATACACCTCGAATCATTGTGAGTTATGTGCATGTTATGGCTTGGAACGACTACTGAAAAATACTTCTTGATTCATGGAGACGAATATTTTCATGGAAGAATCTACAAGAAGAACACTAGTAGAAGAAGGCAATGTTGGATCCTGGAGATCTCTTggaaaagaagacaaaattgCCGACGAGAATGGATATGTTTTGCCATCAAGCCTCTTCTCAACCTTCCAATTTGGAACAATCTCCTCAACTATTATAATTTTGTTCCTAATCCACTAAATAGAAGAGGGAGCTCCAAAGCTTTTTAATCAAATTTGACGAAAGGAACGCCCATCCATCTTGATGCAGTTCCATCGTACACTAGATggaaaaatattaattgttcTTCCTTCTACCAAattaggttttttttttgtttattttccttttagttttatttttccataagtttaggatttctctttgtctatataaagGTCCCATTGTTGGACTAAAAAGACAGActttgaatattaaatttacTTTGAGTTCTTGTACTATGGAGTTCTCAATTCATTAAGTTCTTTATTACTACCAATTCAGTTATTCTCTATACGTTTTCTGCATCAATTGGTATCACGATCCAAGTTGATTATCACGGGCTGAACGTAGATATGGCGGCGGACGTGGTGATGCGCGTGGAAACGGTCGTGGTGGGGGCCGTGGAGATCTCCCAAACGAAGATGTTGCACGACAGCGTGATCTGCACGAACAATGTCTAGGAcatgatgtgaatcaaattataGTCCTTTATTACATTATCTTAACACACTTTTTAAACCAAAAAACTGACTCATATTGATATACTGTAGGACAAAAGACCAAGCTctaagagagagaggagaaaggaaaaatgGTCTGAGTCAGAACAGTAATTAGTCCTCCAAGATTAATTAAATGCTTCTACAAGGCTACCATTGAATTTATCTTctaaagagcttcgcgtggatacctagcacgcctcaatcggagtccAGTAGAAGAAGATATGGTTATTTTACGAAGAATGCGCATTGTAGTGAAAAAACGGGCGGGCCGGGCGAAAAATGCTCGACCGGGCGATTTGGGGGCATATCGCGATACAGAATAACACCCGAATGGGTGATTTATGAGGAAAAAGCGCCCAACCGGGCAAATATTATGGTCCTGTTTTTGAGTCCTAACTATTTAAATAGCTAGGACACAACTTCCACAACAGCTTTTGGCGGCTAGAGACGAATTTGAAGGAGATTTGAAGCTTGGGAGCCATCTTGGGGAGAGAAGAACAAGATCAAGCCTCATCCTAAAATCAAGCCCCATATGGTAGCATTTACTTGTTCTCTTGTATTGCTACCCACTATGAGTGACTAGATTTTAGAGATTACTCCTAGTTAGTGAGGGAAGCTTGTAAATATAAATCCATAATTGTGTTTTTATAGATTTCCATATTTTGGTTCTTATCTATGTCTTTATTTCAATCCGTGTTGAGTTTTTCTAGGAAAATTAATCCGAGAATGGCCTTAACTTCAATGTTTCTTTAACTTGGAGTAGGGAGCTAACATAGATAAGGAACCCTAGGCCAAAATTGATCAAGGGATAGTCCGGGGTGGTTGAACGTTCGTAGAAGCCAATCTCGAGCTTACTATGCGACTGTAGGAGTTAGGGGTTGGAGAGTAGAGCTTAGAAGACATGATCAGATTATCTTAGGTGTAAAATTCCACGATCAGTGATCAGCTGCGTGAGAGCGTAAAATCAACAACATCCCGATAAATAATGGAAAGTAATTAGACTTTAGGCTTCATGTGAACATGTGACCCGTAACAAGCTAGGAGTAGTCTTCCCTCTTTATTGTGTTTCCTTTGCTTTTGCCTTCTCATTTCGTCCTTCACCTGTCTCTTGataaaaaaaacccaaaatcaaaCAACTTTACTGCATTTTAGTTAGGTTTACTAGTTTTAACAATTGATCTCCTCCATGTGGGTTCAACACCTTTTATACTGCATTGCACGTCTGTATACTTGCAGAAGTAgtatttttaggaaattataACTTGTTTTGTGTACTTAATTTGCATCCTAGAAATCACAACAGGACAATAGGTTCGAGACCTCTGCCGAGCGTGACTAGAGGAGCGACGGGAAAATCCAAACTGGTGAGGTTtaatgtaacgccccacttttcgaaccctaattttggaaccctaagacgttgtatttattgctttgattgtcgCAATTAAATGGCGAATCGTTATGTGATTTATTcgatgacctaattttgttttgacctagtcaatttcgttgattttatgacgtggcttaaattaattgatgtggaatgaaatatattgcggtaacttatattttaaggggagtgagatttaattaggatcataagtaattaccttgcccttttgtggagaaaatttcgaccattattattatttggagaggaattatttttcttggatttaattatttgtttttggatagttatcctaattaaatcctaaagcctaattatcttatttcttcatgataaaaatcggccctattatttttcctaagggagatttcgaaatctcctagtttgtgggagaaggaaattattcattatttattttgatcccttaattatttctttccatgttttaattggaatatcctagcaaatcttgccttatctattttattaaagatttggaaattattccttgtggaagaAATAATTTCACACGCCTATTCCTAGTtcatgggaggatttttatttatttttctgctccgtattattttattctgctaagtgaaaataccaaattaaatcatggctaattaaataaccaTGATTTTCGAATATCCTCCTTATTCTCCCTCAATTTACACGCCAATCACCCCTCCCCAAATgtctcaaatctttatttgatttattctccatatcttcatgcaattaattggagatttcatcttaactctataaataaaacaaaacctaaccctaaccccCACCAAAAAAATCGCCCCCACCCTTGAAGTACACGCTCATTCcctcttctccactctcccacacttgttcatccattctactcaagatcccctcaatttcccaagagattattgaagaaccaaggttttattcgctttctaccgattgtttcgtccaagaaaggTAAATTCAAACCTATATTCTTCACTCCTCTCCACCTAAATCTTCTTTGACTCcgtcatgcatgtagagagtgtagggaatgcagatctaagggtttaatcggtgggaatgtgtAATCGTATGTGTGAATGCATTTTGATTTCAAttggttgatgatttaatgaatcctcggtgatttcatgaaaatatgtgtctaaggacccttttgagcatgcttgtatgttaaaaccatgaaaatgtTGATGTTGAATAAGTGggggtaaaccctaattcggATTTCCTAAAAGCATGAGAAACTGTGATTCCGAACAGTAAGTTCCGACTCGTTTTTGAttgaccaaatgaactccgatttgaccgattctttttcctgagtaatcTTCctgatgtcttctatgttgtgtgtaaatttcaacccatttggataaaatatggatatttggtgaatttataaagttgactgcgcatttctggcagaaactgttttctcgaccagtaggttacgtccttgatttgaccgacttaaaaggggtattttggcatgaaatttaaactggaagttatttgatgagtctactgccttttcgtaaagttttagccccaacggaagtcggatgatttttaaatgatttttataaaatggttgcgcagtgctgccagatttctaccttAGCAAAATAACTATGTTTTGAATGgcatacatgaattatatatgtgacgagatgatgtgatatgcaaagatgttatgctatgatgtgatttccatttgttgttgggaaaagggaaaaattaAGGACATGCATAATACTAAGTCCATGTTAGTGACTAATTGGGAATACCTTATCCaaaggtgaaaattcgtgcgTAAAGCGTGATATCAAACGAAAAGCGAAACTTGAAATCTAaaggatcgaggtgggcttcttttcaaacctctttatttttttttcttccgaaaatattacgtggtgttataagggtggtttaaagcgattatcatgccgtgatttgttttaacatgcctatctgatgtggctgttgccactgttatataaatcgaattcgggtcctcgtagggccgcaaaccctacttggattagtgtacacctatggtagactgtgtgctagcgtacgggctggccggtatagtgacctggtttgcggccgcattccttgtcatgtattgacagatatggttgatgacgatggggaaaaatgactgcgcagtcgctattttcgaacaatggaaaatattttggtgcctcgggcctttataaagctcaaaccccgatggttacctacgtatggcatgataatatgtactcttatcaaaatgttttcgggcatgagccactgagtattttcaaaagtactcagccctgcatatgttttctctatgtgcaggttgagcagcgacgagcggttggtggtgttgagcaggaattaataataaactatggtcgtttccgagtgtcgtcgtgtcttcacatatgacgtcactcttctcttggatgcttccgctgtgatgttttctttacatacttttatttaaattaaaactgtTTTATGTGAGATATTTGAAAACTCGTtacttttgaataaatgctaaacccttagtcctttatttattaaacgtaattactcttggtcgttttatttattaaacctaaattttggtcacacttttattgaaaaccctAGCCTTCTTTGAATGTCCTTTAAAACCCcttttaagtcgcgatcgcccgcttttattaaccctagggggcggtcgtgacatttaATGCGCCGGAGAGTCGTTCGATGGACGATCCATTATTCAACATCTTCTGCGTTAGCCAGCCAAAGTCCAGCTCAAACTTCAACGGCATTAACAAGCTTACCGATTTTGATTATGATTCAATCTTCACATCATCTCATGCGGTTGAATCACCGAAGAATAGTAAGAGCATATATTGTTGATGCCGTCTAATAAGCCCGTATACGACGAGGATTAGGAGTGAGCATTTGGGTTTTGGTTCGATTTTTTTCCCAAATCGAaccaaacccgaaaaaccgaatttagttcaaaacccaaaccgaaccgaacccgaaaaacgaaatcgaaaaatcaaaaatctaacTTCAAAAACCAAactaaaccaaaaaaaaagcGAAATACGTTTATTGTCTATACGTTTCTGCGCATCTGAGAAAGCACGAGACCTGGTCTTTATGAAAGCAAAAAGATAAATTCCAACAATCGCAGCAAAAATACCATTGCATCTAGCAATTAATTATACACTCAAATATTACCATAAATAAGAAGACTAGCAATTCACACACGAGTCTAATTAACTTGGGAGTGACAATTTTGAAAATGCCAAAAATCTGTACATAGTCGTGTTTTTGCACATCGACCTCTATAAATAGCAGATGAATTTGAAAGCTATTAGGCATCGTTCGGTATTAGGAATCGGGACCTTCAATTGCAATCAATGTTTGGTACCtcaaaatatttgaattatgaATTATTCAATTCCTCTAGTTCCATAGTTTGAATTCCAAATATAAAGTTGGACACATTCGTTCGTTACATTCACATAGCACGCACACTGCACACGCACACTGCACACGCACACGCACACGCACATAGTGCACTCACACTCGCACAATACATCAATttcacacacatagcacacacaaaatatgtagtgtgtgtattcaATGATTGTGTACAGTGTGCGTGCACAATttcttcaaatttaattttaaatcaattattcCATTTTACCAAATATATAATTTGGCAATTGAATTCCAAATTCGAACGGATCCTTAGTGACTGAATTGATTCAAGATGACCGTAGTTTGGAAGTAGAATTtagttgttgatgaagaaaccAAGCTATCGGCCGGTTGGCGTTTCGATCCGACCGATGAAGAGCCGGTTGGCGTTTCGATCCGACCGATGAAGAGCCGGTTGGCGTTTCGAtccaaacccaaaaaaaaaaaactaattggaAAATGGAAGTATACCGACTTTATTAACAACACAGGTCGTGCCTTTCTTGCACGTTCACGCACATGATGTCGAAGCACACCCTAAAAGTTGTGACGTAGCTGAAGAGGGTCGTGTAGCCATGTGCGTGTAATATTAGTACCATTTTCGGACACACATTATGCAGCAAAATTCATTTTccattgaaaacaaaaaattaaacaacttcacaaaatttccaaaaaaaattaagtatgtTTATAGAACTACGTTTTTAGTCTCTGGACATTGCACCGGATAATTAGATcatgtaaaaataaaatgatgaaaCATCAAATATTGATATATGCCCATATcatgaatttgaatatttacATGCTTTGTGTCCTTACATTTGAGGTACTTGGTAGATTTATGCATTAATTATGGTACGGTGAAATATTATAGATGGAATAAAGCATGAGATAACTATTCTCTTTCAAAGACTAAATTAAGCATTTGCTATACACCAAAAAACTACTGTTATAGATTATTTTCCACCTAAAATATTCTTAATTTGGGATGCAGTTGACTATCACACAACATCTGAAATGGAGGCCAAAATTCAATACAAATGACCTTTTACATGTCTAGAATCTTCCAAGACTACACGCAACCATTTATAATATAGAAAGTgattgagataaaaaaaaagttatttaaattttattagtgAAAAATGGCACCACTAATAAGAGtaaatttatcataaatagATAGAGACTAATTTTAATGGATATGTTGAAATGGAAAACATGACTACTTTTTGTAGACAGATATACTAAAGAGGAAAAAGGGACGCGGCATGAAGACCTTGACCGAAAGGTGAGAATGAAGAGTGTGAGATTGTGAATACAACGAACGGAGACCTGTTTATTTTGTCTTTCGCTCAAGCAAGTTATGTTGGGACagggttttaattttttagatgATGTTTACAAAATTGAATGCATATTCTACATAATCTTTGCCTATTATACAAAACTGAAATTTAAGTTGCCCTCCAAATTAAATCTCGTGATTTTGAGATAATATTTTCATATCCCTTTAACCTTACCAAGAACACAtgcttggtatgatggaatagAATGATATTCCTACTTCCATTTCatgcgcacacacacacacatattggCCAAACTGCACACACATAGTGCACGCGCGcgcacacacacgcacacactgAACACACACACTGTGCACACTAACATACTActcacacacactgcacacacactgattaattgtttattatttcatttgatTTCTGTATTATTTGTAGTCACCAAGTATATGAATGAAATCAATTAAGGAACAACAATTTCATTCACTTTGTATTCCTTGCGCTTGCTAATCACAATAATTAATGGAATGAAATTTGTCACATTACTATCTCCATTTCATTCTCACCTTCCTTTCATTCTCTTCTTATTCCATTTCGTCATAGCAAGGAGGGCCTaaatattttacttcaatgcCAAAGTTACCGATTTATCCTTTGTTCTCTTAGCACTTAAAGTCATTTTAGTTTAGTTAGGGATGGTTTGGTTAGATGATAGTGTTTGGTTACAAAACTAGGAGTTTGAAAAGGATTTGCATTGTTTGATATTTCATGGTATTACTTGAATATGTTAGTCAAAATTACATATATAGCCCCCACCAAATTTTGTTTATCCATGTGTCCCCTTCCAACCCTAATCTTTGACGCTTCCTATAAATACAATGTTGACTCATTCACGCGATTTGAAGGAGCACAATAGAGGGCTGGTAGCTCTCTTTCCCACATGTTAAGCCGGTGAGTGTTCCAATACTCATAGTCGATCTCCTCATTTCGGGACTGCCGCCAGCCAACAAATAGGTTTTGTATCATTACCCACAATGCTACTTTATTAATACAAATATGGCATCCATGGTGATGTGAGAATTGAATATGATCGTTACTCAACCACTTAATCTGaacaattaaaattgaaatatatagcCCCCATCAATTTTTATCTACCATTATCCCCTGCCAACACTTATCTTTGTTACCTCccacaaataaaattattgtgacaaaatagagcaattgtgtaatcgagacaAATAGAAACGTAAATAGACACAGACTTTACGTGGTTCATCAATGTTGTGTTGGTTACGTCCACGGGCAAGAAACGGAGAACAGATTGTATTCAGATTGTTTTCAGATTACAGAATTGTGTGCCAtacttctatataaataggcacacaacGAGACCCCGTTTGGCTAGTGACAAactatacagattcaaggcatactaataataatattgttgGTTAATTCCCGTGATTTTAAGGAGCATAATTAAGGTTGGTAGCTCCCTTTCCGGCATGTTCAGTCGGTGAGTGTCCTTATCGTTGATATCTTCACTCACGGGACTGCCCCCAACCAACATGTATCGTATTCATTACCCACAAGCGATATAGTCTTAATTGATACAAATATGGCATCCATGGTGACCCGAGAACACGCAATCATAAAATGTATGCGGAATAGGATTAACTCAACGACGGAATATTAAACCCCTGTGCAGATAAGAAAAGGTGTGATTTCATGCATTCTGCAAAACTAACCAAACAAACCCTTAATCAGACACACTTGTTTTGGTGAAGTCTATTGAAGTCAAACCGAAAATAGACCGTGCATTTGtaaaaattccaaaaatacATTAGTTCAAAATCAAATCTGAAGTCTTCACACGAAGACTCCTAACACATGACATGATCCTATTTGTAAATTTATTATGAATGTATGaaatataaaatagtagtaaGTAGTATTCAATGATACACTCACATATCATATAAAGGATCCCAAACCAATCCCACATAGTCACGGCATTGACCTCTTTAAATAGTGGCTGGCTAAATTTTGAACAGTTCATGTATCTCACTTATAAACTGAATAAAGATGGCCATTGTTTGGAGAGAGAGTTCAACTGTGGAGAAAGAAGTCAATCTGCCGGCCGGTTGGCGATTCGATCCAACCGACGTAGAGCTGATACAATTTTATCTCACAAAAATAGTGGCCCGCGAACCTCTCCCAGCTAACGTCATGAAGGAGATCGATGCACACCACTTCTACCAGCACCATCCTCAGGATCTAGGTACGGATTTcgattcattcattcattcatttaaTCATATATACCTCTAATCATTTCGAATTCTTTGCAGTACATGACTCGATGCGGCTCTATGACGAATATTTCTTGGTCCATGGGGATGAATATTTCCATGGAAAAATCAACAACATGAAACTTGTCTGCGAAGGCGACGTTGGATCCTGGAGATCTCTGGGAAATGAAGAAGAAATAGTCGACATGAATGGAAACGTCGTTATCGCCTTCAAGATCCATTATACCTTTTTCTATCCCGAATCGAAAGGAACAAATTGGACAATGGAACTATACCGTTTGCCTGTTCCCAGAAATGAAGAGGTACTATATTAacattattcatttaatttataatttacttttttaattttcttcttaAATTTGTATCCAGGCTTCAGGTAGAGAAGAGTGGGTGGTGGCAAGGATCGGAGGAGCAGAAGAATGTTAAAGGAGGGTTGACAATATTAATTCTTTGTTTCAGTTTAGTATACAACAATGTTTCTACTCTAGTGAGGAGTTGTTGTTACTATTTTGTACAAGGTTTAGTGTTGATAATAACAAACCCTATCCCTACCTTAATTATAGGGTTTTACTTTCACTGACCACACtgttttattttcttgattttacaTAAATGATAAGATTCTCCAAACCAactctaaaatttaatttattcataaatGAAAATCATTCATTATTTAGATATTCTACTATTCCATACGTCCGCCATTAATCATCtcaatttgtcatttttgtcgGTCCTTGAATAATTACTTATTTGCATCAATAAAGTATTAGTAATTCTTTGTTTCTATATTAGTATACACCAATCTATTTTTATAGTGTAGCGAGGAGTTGTTGTTACTATAATGAACAAATTAAAGTTTAGTGTTGATAATAATACGGAGTAATTAATAACAAACCCTATCCCTACAATAAATGGTTTTACTTTCACCAAGTACACTgtttattttcttgattttccataaataataaaattgcatatattCATGAAAAATGATCCTATACTTAACtaactaaaattatttttacccTCAAAACTCCATCCCAAATCGCCAATTGGCTGGAAATTCCGAACCAGGCAGAGGAACGGCCCGAGCTTTTTTACACTCACGGATTTGACATCCCCGATTCATCCGACAAGGACGATTCTCCCGCTCATCAAAAAACTTGACTCCACCCGTCTTCCCGACAATATCAGTACTCCATGTAAAGCCATGAACCTAAGTAGTTAAATTATGTTTCTTCAGAGTTGACATTCGATGGAATTTAACTAATTGGATTTTGCATTTGCTAAATTAAGTAGTGAtgtgaaatttaaatatttagaaAACAGAATTAAATAGGTCTTCTTTTGTTTATTAGTTGGTCTTCTTTTGTTTATTAGTTGGAAATGAAACAATTTCTATTTCTAAAAGTTATTGGCTATATTCCGGAATAATGGATATGATTAAGGTAAAAATATGTGTGGGAGTGAAATTTAAAAGTTGTATGTACAATGTCTATCAGTATACGCATTGGTGAGTTTCTTTCAAAATACTCAATTGTACTAttttttgcattaaaataattagaaatcGTAATTATTTAAGTAAATAAGTGACATTCAATATGAAATATCTAATCTCTCGTAATGGAGGTCAAAATTCAATACAAATCTTTTAAATATCCTCAATCTTTCAAGACTACGCAATCATACAGTAGTATAATATAAAAGTGattgagataaaataaaatttattgtagtCTTATGAGTAGAAAATGGGACCTATCTtattagaaaatgaaatttatcaTAAATGAAATTGGACAAGATGTAGTATGATAGAGATGTCGTGTAGA is part of the Salvia splendens isolate huo1 chromosome 22, SspV2, whole genome shotgun sequence genome and encodes:
- the LOC121786906 gene encoding NAC domain-containing protein 102-like; protein product: MAIVWRESSTVEKEVNLPAGWRFDPTDVELIQFYLTKIVAREPLPANVMKEIDAHHFYQHHPQDLVHDSMRLYDEYFLVHGDEYFHGKINNMKLVCEGDVGSWRSLGNEEEIVDMNGNVVIAFKIHYTFFYPESKGTNWTMELYRLPVPRNEEASGREEWVVARIGGAEEC